The Biomphalaria glabrata chromosome 13, xgBioGlab47.1, whole genome shotgun sequence sequence AGAAAGAGACTCACAGACCTACATATATCCAGAGTGGACGCGACAATCTCTTAACACTACACCACAATGTCCTGAAATAAGTTGTTcgtttgtaaagtagttataagtaggacagttttttttttcaaacctaacCTATATAATATGCATGATATTGATCTAAGTTATGTAAAAACTATAATCCCGTTCAATTTTTAGATATAGCATCTAGAAAAAGTTCTAGaaagatctatttaaatgtactgtCTAAAATCATAAGATGACTAAAATCCACAGGCTTAAAATATTCAAATCTAGGATTGTCGAAACGCGACATAGTTTGTTATTTCCTTGGAAACTAAAAGGAAATTAGCTTTATATCGTAAATTTGCGTGAACATATAGTGATGTGATTAATAGCcctttctatttaaaaaatggtatTGCACAgagacttatatatattatatctagactggacatggagatcttttaacactacaaaaaatgtcgtgaaaattttCTGTGATTCCAAAGAAAATCAGAGAAGTGATTTTGCCTTAtcttatttctaaactttgaaaaccaaagatcattacttttctaagacagaaaagattgatttacCTAGATATGGGGggacttcccttacagcttgaaaaagagttacgtacataaaaatgtatatacatcgatctgtgaatcgatcaatcgcgaataagaatttgtttccgatttccagtctagatattttatatataggtctatggtattgcattatttttaaacttggAAAACAAAAGAGGATTACTTTCCTGAGGCAGAAGGGCAGGGGAGAGTTATGTACATAACGATCTGATATGACCTTAGCCTCtgtttccagtctagatctagtggatGAAGAAGGTCCTCGTATGGTTGATATTGCAACCCCAGACAGAATTTAATATATCACCTAGTTTTGAAACTGTATCACGTGCTAAACAAAAGTTTGGACAAAGCCACTGATTTCAATTCCGCCATATTTTTTGTCCAAGTTTAAGCTAATGACATTGTTAGTTACAAAGTATTTGCCCCTCTTCCCACAGACCCACACCCCCAAAAAACAATAGGCGTCACTAGGGTGTGTATCCAAGGCTCTAAATATTTTCCAAGGTTCTCAACATTTTCCAAGGTTCTCAACATTTTCCAAGGTTCTCAACATTTTTCAAATCTCTCACCATTATTCAACGTTCTCAACATTTTCGTAGGTTATTAGCATTCACTAGGGTTCACATTTTTTAAGGTTTCCCCTATACCAATTGTAATATCTTCACTTTATTTGTTGTCATCTAAGATCTTcaacttttcaaaatatatatatatagcataaTTAAGTTTCATTTTAACGTGACCTGTAGTTCTGTTAGAGATCTAAGTACTAATTATTAGCTTAAAAACTTATTTGACTGCGTTTGTATAACCACTTCTTACCGCCTGGTGCTGAAGCCATCTAAtacaaattttattataaaattgtaAGCATGAACTAAATAATAAGGGATGAATTTCTTTCACATCGAAGATGTTCACTTCAATGTTCAGATGTTATCTTCGACATCGGATTATTAGCTCGCATATTTAGTTTCATTCAGCGTGCGCATTCAAAGGTAAGATTAGAAGCCTTGAAGTCCATTCCATTTCTGAAAGCCATGTTTAGGTGTAGACTTTTATTTCTCGTTTTCatctgtgtgtatgtgagtgtatgtgtgagtgtgtgtgtgaatgtgagTTGGCGTgagtatgagtgtgtgtgtgtgcgtgtgtgtgtgcgtgttttccAGAAACACTGTTTACCTATCGCTCTCTAGATCTGTAAGTGTTGAAACATTAGACTGTTAATCCTTCCTCTTAAGATCTGAGTCTAGTTCGCAGAGCATGATTGGTCATCAATCAACCGGCTAATTAACAGTTTACTTTCAACATGCACTATTTCTCTGATTCTACGATAGATCTGAAGAAAACAGGCAAAGGAATAAATGAGATTACTTTGTCGCGATATTGAAGGCGTGGAGATAAATAGTCTAGcaaaagtattttcttctttttttttaaaatgtaaaccaTGTCACAATTTTAGTTACCGTTATTATTTTACCATTTTGAAAAACTAAAGGATATTTCAGGTGGAAATGGGAAATGAAATTTTGAAAGTTGGTCTGTTAGTTTctttagtctagatttaaaaaaagaaaaaaaaggacccCTCTTAGACCATTCGATCGACGGGGGCATGTGATGTAAAGCTCGTTTCTATAAtcgacggttaacaagggtgtcatgtggccaactgCCTTTCTTTCCCAAcgtatgtcaggtatccattagattCAAGGACGCCTTTAAAATCACGAGTTCAAAAACCCAGTTTTTGCTGGGATCAGAACTCAAGATCTCCCACTTCGAAAGCCATGCACTTCTAGCCCTCAGCGACCACTCCTCAAATCAAATGATTATTGAGACTATAATTAGGCCATTGAttagtttatttattctttagTCATCTatatagagcagcggttctcaaaccgTGGTCTGAAGGGTCCCCGAGATGACCttaaatggacaaaaaaaatagaaaaatcatatgcatttaaaaaaaaaactatttactatGTCTATTAGGACACATGAACTATCCTTTGACGATCTAAaacaaagatttgaaaaacaattcttcacttggatatttCTGACTGAGCATTGAACCCTTTTACTCTCCTAAAATCTCATCAGGTTTAtccaagtcatttttttttataattgtgttttaaataaaagttataattttaataatcactcgtttaacaaaatgtttttttttattttttttatacatttctaATTCATATACTTTGCATTTATGTCGCTTTTTCAACTTAGGAACTCGTGACAAAATATTGACTACATATAAGCTCTAATGTTGCCGTCATTTAGTTTGTTAAGTTCATTCCATATTGAGGCTATAAAGTTGCCAGTACAATGATTTAcatagtgttttatgtatttatattggATACAACTCAAGCGCTGgctgaatgttttttatcaatattcactacagaaaaaaaaaaaaaaatagtttgtattTGTTAAAGTTTGGACGAAGCATTATGAAAGGCTTTCAAAGAAGAACAATACAAATAGATGTATgtacctaaccctaaccctaaccctaaccctacatTTAAGAAAAACTAGGTCCCCATTTGTCATGATAGTGTTTTAAGTAGTGTTTAATCAGCAGTCAGGCAGTGATACTTGTGTTTTCTAGTAGCGCAAAGGAGTGAGCGTATGCCTGTGATTACCCAAACATAGTAGGACAGTTGAGCTAGTATATAGTGCAGTGTAACATGAAAACATTAAGGACAGTTCCTGTGCTATTTAGAAGGAGAGATGAAGTAAGATTATCCCCTAACAAGGCCTACTCAGTTATCATAGTTTTACTAGCATTTAGCAAGACACTAAGCGACATAGCAAGACACTGCAAAACGATTGTTACCAAAGACACTCGGTTAAGAGCatctagaaaaaaagaaattgaagcTCCACGAAATTAAACACCATCCCCTCtttcctccctccccccctaaaaaaaaaactcaaagatATTTTTTGGAATAAAAAACAGACGACGAAAAGATAACTAATGAAGgtcattggtttttttttaactcctgTTAGCTTACgactgactaaaaaaaaatttgatcagACCAAGACATTTCACCACTGACACCatgaaaacaattaaaataaaataataaaataaaatactaaaaagaCAGAACGGACTGACCCAAGACTCAGTCTCGAGTTCTTCCAATAACAAGTGGGTCAACAGAAGACAAATTAACCTTCACCTAAATCGTATAAACAGGTAGGTCGGCCCTTAGCAAATCGGGTAGAAGTGAACTGAGGAGAAAGAAGCTAGCCAATGAACAGAGAACATCAGGATTTTCCAAACTATTTGAAGGTCTTCGTTTTATTATTGATTGCCTTCGGACTTTTCCAAAGCTAAAAATCAATGTCTTAAATGTGAAAATCGTGAGagttttttcattgtttatacTCGGACTTTAAcaataaacaacacaagtttatatctatatctctTTTAGTTTTTAACAGAAAGACACTCTTTCAACTATGATCCCATGGCGCATATGTTGCAAACTTCATACAAAATATGTTAAATTTACTTTACTAGTCAAACCCATCTCTGTCTTGTTTTAGTGATGGTTCAATTACTAATGCGTTCCTTTAGGTCCTTATGTCGCCTCCCAGAAAAAAACAGAATTTTAAACACCTCACACCAAAAGGCATTCATTTAAAATGTCTCTCCACAAAGTGTGCTCAAAACTGGAGGACCCCTATCACAAGGCCTCTAAACTTTTAAGGGAAGGGACCCGAAAGAAAACGCCATTCcttttgttattgatattttaagtaCAGATGATGACTCATTGGAGAGAAAGCCTCTGGTCAGACTTGTACCGAGTCACCTTTAGTTCTTAATGATCTCAGACACATGTACTAGCCTATGTATTCAAGGACACGTGACGACAGCGGTGACCTctaagtataaaataaaaagatgtagAAATGTCGGTCAAAATTCGAGGCGATTATTCTTGAAAACTAAACCGCTCCTCTGTTATGAGTTTGTTTTAGAGATTATTAGTTCTTGATATTTTTAAAGGAATGAAGACAAAGGTTGACACAAAAACAAAGGTTGAGACAAAGGTTGAAACAAATGTTGAGACAAATGTTGAGACAAAGGTTGAGACAAATGTTGAGACAAATGTTGAGACAAAGGTTGAGACAAATGTTGAGACAAATGTTGAGACAAAGGTTGAGACAAATGTTGAGACAAATGTTGAGACAAAGGTTGAGACAAATGTTGAGACAAATGTTGAGACAAAGGTTGAGACAAATGTTGAGACAAAGGTTGAGACAAATGTTGAGACAAAGGTTGAGACAAATGTTGAGACAAAAGTTGAGACAAATGTTGAGACAAAGGTTGAGACAAATGTTGAGACAAATGTTGAGACAAAGGTTGAGACAAATGTTGAGACAAAGGTTGAGACAAATGTTGAGACAAATGTTGTGACAAATGTTAAGACAAAGGTTGAGACAAATGTTGAGACAAATGTTGACACAAAGGTTGGGACAAATGTTCAGACAAATGTTGAGACAAATGTTGAGACAAAGGTTGAGACAAATGTTGAGACAAATGTTGAGACAAAGGTTGAGACAAATGTTGAGACAAAGGTTGAGACAAATGTTGAGACAAATGTTGAGACAAAGGTTGAGACAAATGTTGAGACAAAGGTTGAGACAAATGTTGAGACAAAAGTTGAGACAAATGTTGAGACAAATGTTGAGACAAATGTTGAGACAAAGGTTGAGACAAATGTTGAGACAAATGTTGAGACAAAGGTTGAGACAAATGTTGAGACAAAGGTAGAGACAAATGTTGAGACAAATGTTGAGACAAAGGTTGAGACAAATGTTGAGACAAAGGTTGAGACAAATGTTGAGACAAAAGTTGAGACAAATGTTGAGACAAATGTTGAGACAAATGTTGAGACAAATGTTGAGACAAAGGTTGAGACAAAGGTTGAGACAAATGTTGAGACAAATGTTGAGACAAAGGTTGAGACAAATGTTGAGACAAATGTTGAGACAAAGGTTGAGACAAAGGTTGAGACAAAGGTTGAGACAAAAGTTGAGACAAATGTTGAGACAAATGTTGAGACAAGGTTGAGACAAATGTTGAGACAAAGGTTGAGACAAATGTTGAGACAAATGTTGAGACAAAGGTTGAGACAAATGTTGAGACAAAGGTTGAGACAAAGGTTGAGACAAAGACAAAGGTTGAGACAAATGTTGAGACAAAGACAAAGGTTGAGACAAAGGTTGAGACAAATGTTGAGACAAAGGTTGAGACAAAGAAAAAGGTTGAGACAAAGGTTGAGACAAAGACAAAGGTTGAGACAAAgacacaaaaagaaacaaatcttCAGTCAGcgacttttaaaatattaaaatatacaaacacCTACACTCAAAACTACAAACTCACACACAAGATAAAATAGACTGGAAATGTTAATTGAAGTcatgaaaatagaaaaaaaattgaaaggcAAAAGACTTTTGCAATTAAACGTCTTCATATCCCCTTAATGGCTCATTATTATGTTTGGTTTCATCAGTTATTTCTTGATTCATTTCTATTGTGTTTTTTCTTGATTCATTTCTATTGTGTTATTTCTTGATTCATTTCTATTGTGTTATTTCTTGATTCATTTCTATTGCGTTTTTTCTTGATTCATTTCTATTGTGTTATTTCTTGATTCATTTCTATTGTGTTATTTCTGGATTCATTTCTATTGTGTTATTTCTTGATTCATTTCTATTGCGTTTTTTCTTGATTCATTTCTATTGTGTTATTTCTTGATTCATTTCTATTGTGTTATTTCTTGATTCATTTCTATTGTGTTATTTCTTGATTCATTTCTATTGCGTTTTTTCTTGATTCATTTCTATTGTGTTTTTTCTTGATTCATTTCTATTGTGTTATTTCTTGATTCATTTCTATTGTGTTATTTCTTGATTCATTTCTATTGCGTTTTTTCTTGATTCATTTCTATTGTGTTATTTCTTGATTCATTTCTATTGTGTTATTTCTGGATTCATTTCTATTGTGTTATTTCTTGATTCATTTCTATTGCGTTATTTCTTGATTCATTTCTATTGCGTTTTTTCTTGATTCATTTCTATTGTGTTATTTCTTGATTCATTTCTATTGTGTTATTTCTTGATTCATTTCTATTGTGTTATTTCTTGATTCATTTCTATTGtgttatttattgattcattacTATTGTGTTATTTAAACTCAActtatttcaaaaagaaaataaatcttagTTTTCACAGGAAAGGGAAATGTGTTGCTCACGATGAATTTAAATTCATTAATTTCGCCATTATtgtttctctccctcccccccctactatttttttttttggttcctaAGCGACTTTTTATGATGTCCGATTTATGTTCTCCCTCTCTTAtagttttctctttctttacacattctctcttattattattattatattgtgttTTATTCCGCGCACTCATTATGACAATGTGTTTATCTCGGCCTCTGCCTTTCTTGCACAGTCTCCCCATTCTTTGAGCTGACCCAAGGTTTAGTGTGTGAGGACGTGACGAAACTAACAACAAAACACTTGAACTGAAACTCCACTTTTGGAATGGAAtcgaagaaggaaaaaaaaaaaaagaacctctGAGCAGAGATCCTTCAAAGTCGCGAAGAGTCCCAGTTGATCGTGCTTAGATCATTAGCGCTGGTGGAAACACTAGCCAGTCCAGTGCTTGTCGTTGCCACACATGGCTGGTCAACAGAAACCTGCCTTCACGG is a genomic window containing:
- the LOC129922423 gene encoding ring-infected erythrocyte surface antigen-like: MKTKVDTKTKVETKVETNVETNVETKVETNVETNVETKVETNVETNVETKVETNVETNVETKVETNVETNVETKVETNVETKVETNVETKVETNVETKVETNVETKVETNVETNVETKVETNVETKVETNVETNVVTNVKTKVETNVETNVDTKVGTNVQTNVETNVETKVETNVETNVETKVETNVETKVETNVETNVETKVETNVETKVETNVETKVETNVETNVETNVETKVETNVETNVETKVETNVETKVETNVETNVETKVETNVETKVETNVETKVETNVETNVETNVETNVETKVETKVETNVETNVETKVETNVETNVETKVETKVETKVETKVETNVETNVETRLRQMLRQRLRQMLRQMLRQRLRQMLRQRLRQRLRQRQRLRQMLRQRQRLRQRLRQMLRQRLRQRKRLRQRLRQRQRLRQRHKKKQIFSQRLLKY